One window from the genome of Streptococcus halotolerans encodes:
- a CDS encoding Blp family class II bacteriocin, giving the protein MSEEFLTIDEAALGVITGGNKAGDVVISATGCAATGIKYEKSFGVWGAVVGGVGGAVICGGLTYAAN; this is encoded by the coding sequence ATGAGTGAAGAATTTTTGACTATCGATGAAGCAGCTCTGGGAGTAATCACTGGAGGAAACAAAGCAGGGGATGTTGTCATATCAGCGACAGGTTGTGCGGCTACTGGCATAAAGTATGAAAAGTCTTTTGGTGTATGGGGAGCAGTAGTTGGTGGTGTAGGTGGAGCAGTCATCTGTGGTGGACTGACCTATGCTGCAAATTAA
- a CDS encoding bacteriocin immunity protein, with translation MTNDSEQMLIRIYDLILDPSVSQEERDILRAFMSELERGSDYQISVMRLAEDLRQLSVNKLKDYKKLSPNVARLYREIAYRGEKYSNIAKGLMSIGLWGLGK, from the coding sequence ATGACTAATGATAGCGAACAAATGTTGATTAGGATTTATGATCTGATTTTAGACCCATCAGTCAGTCAGGAAGAAAGAGATATTTTACGAGCCTTTATGTCCGAATTGGAACGTGGTAGTGACTACCAAATTAGTGTGATGCGGCTTGCGGAGGATTTGCGACAGCTGTCAGTAAACAAGCTTAAAGACTATAAAAAATTATCTCCAAATGTTGCCAGACTTTATCGTGAGATTGCCTATCGTGGTGAAAAATACTCAAATATCGCCAAGGGATTGATGAGCATAGGTTTATGGGGGCTTGGTAAATAA
- a CDS encoding bacteriocin immunity protein produces the protein MSIVKWFSGGKERKNKASELIQDLILDLKNSPNTKQLEQLLVSYKKELDEEKSSIPFILSRLNVSVSKMISENNISLTKNQADILKKIRTLSHIRYGY, from the coding sequence TTGAGTATCGTTAAATGGTTTTCAGGAGGGAAGGAGCGAAAAAATAAGGCTTCAGAATTAATTCAGGATTTAATTTTAGATTTAAAAAACAGTCCTAATACTAAGCAATTAGAACAATTACTTGTGTCCTATAAAAAGGAACTAGATGAGGAAAAATCATCTATCCCTTTTATCTTAAGTCGATTAAATGTATCAGTCTCAAAAATGATAAGTGAAAACAATATTTCTTTGACAAAGAATCAGGCTGATATTTTAAAGAAAATAAGGACTTTATCGCACATTCGTTATGGATATTAA
- a CDS encoding role in replication, giving the protein MAILYRNEPVLIWKVNRMEPYPDWVQEAFDKNIMVWVDNHVRILMAALQPSAIENAKTGAVGTMAGGFGGYGMYVLAYPGDYLDVTNHRVISEKTFQKEYQLVEEGETNDGEFKDRIAR; this is encoded by the coding sequence GTGGCGATTTTATATAGAAATGAACCTGTTTTGATTTGGAAAGTTAATCGAATGGAACCTTATCCAGACTGGGTTCAAGAAGCTTTTGATAAAAACATCATGGTTTGGGTTGATAATCATGTGAGGATTTTGATGGCTGCTTTACAACCATCAGCCATTGAAAATGCTAAAACAGGCGCTGTTGGTACGATGGCAGGTGGATTTGGTGGTTACGGGATGTATGTCTTGGCCTATCCAGGTGATTATCTTGATGTCACCAATCATCGTGTCATTTCTGAAAAAACGTTTCAAAAAGAATACCAACTCGTTGAAGAAGGGGAAACTAATGATGGAGAATTTAAAGACAGAATTGCAAGATAA
- a CDS encoding Blp family class II bacteriocin — MNTNTLEQFENIEAEMLSNIEGGKNNWASNVLRLDGSISAGYALGAAICSGTVVATPACGYIGAKVIGSAWAAATSATGGF; from the coding sequence ATGAATACAAATACACTAGAACAGTTTGAAAATATAGAAGCAGAAATGCTTTCAAATATCGAAGGTGGAAAGAATAATTGGGCTAGTAATGTTCTTAGGCTTGATGGCTCAATTTCAGCTGGATATGCTTTAGGTGCTGCAATTTGTTCCGGAACAGTTGTTGCTACGCCAGCATGTGGATATATTGGTGCAAAAGTAATTGGATCTGCATGGGCTGCAGCTACTAGTGCAACAGGTGGATTTTAA